From a region of the Paracoccus sp. TOH genome:
- a CDS encoding ABC transporter substrate-binding protein: MRLPALLPAVALVLAAGASLAETTLFPPPSGRTDEELLIYSSLDSDLARPLIAAFQRTHPDLAVRYEDLLTGALHDRIVAESQAASEGGGGGTADFVFSSAMDLQVKLANDGFARPVVTPDTANWPDWANWRDTVYALTFEPAVFAYHKPSFAGHPPPATRADLIRWLAEHPEEAQGRIGTYDPARSGVGYLFLARDQELYPGIWAVAEAMGRAGVRQYATTGELLERIADGRLALGYNLLGSYVTDWARRHPDIGLILPRDFTVVVSRVALVPTAARNPARGAGFLAFLMSPEGQELLSETLRLSAVSLEVAGQPTPAGGMQDLAGLRLKPVPVSPGLLAYLDQATRARLLARWNRALSGR, encoded by the coding sequence ATGCGCCTGCCCGCCCTTCTGCCAGCCGTCGCCCTTGTCCTTGCCGCCGGGGCGAGCCTTGCCGAGACCACGCTTTTCCCACCCCCGTCCGGCCGGACGGACGAGGAGCTGCTGATCTATTCCTCGCTGGACAGCGACCTGGCCCGGCCGCTGATCGCCGCCTTCCAGAGGACGCATCCCGATCTGGCGGTGCGCTACGAGGATCTGCTGACCGGCGCGCTGCACGACCGCATCGTCGCCGAAAGCCAGGCGGCAAGCGAGGGCGGCGGCGGCGGCACCGCCGATTTCGTCTTTTCCTCGGCCATGGACCTGCAGGTCAAGCTGGCGAACGACGGCTTTGCCCGGCCGGTGGTCACGCCCGATACGGCGAACTGGCCCGACTGGGCGAACTGGCGCGACACCGTCTATGCGCTGACCTTCGAACCGGCGGTCTTCGCCTATCACAAGCCCAGCTTCGCCGGGCACCCGCCCCCCGCCACCCGCGCCGACCTGATCCGCTGGCTGGCCGAGCACCCCGAGGAAGCGCAGGGCCGCATCGGCACCTACGACCCGGCGCGCTCGGGCGTGGGCTACCTGTTCCTGGCCCGCGACCAAGAGCTTTATCCCGGCATCTGGGCGGTGGCCGAGGCGATGGGCCGCGCCGGGGTGCGCCAATACGCCACCACCGGCGAACTGCTGGAGCGGATCGCCGACGGCCGGCTGGCGCTCGGCTACAACCTGCTCGGCTCCTACGTGACCGACTGGGCGCGGCGGCATCCCGATATCGGGCTGATCCTGCCGCGCGACTTCACCGTCGTCGTCTCGCGCGTGGCGCTGGTGCCCACGGCCGCGCGCAATCCGGCGCGGGGCGCGGGCTTCCTGGCCTTCCTGATGTCGCCCGAGGGGCAGGAGCTGCTGTCCGAGACGCTGCGGCTATCCGCCGTCAGCCTCGAGGTGGCGGGCCAGCCGACGCCGGCGGGCGGGATGCAGGATCTGGCCGGGCTGCGGCTGAAGCCGGTGCCGGTCAGCCCCGGCCTGCTGGCCTATCTGGACCAGGCGACGCGCGCCCGGCTGCTGGCGCGCTGGAATCGCGCGCTGTCGGGCCGCTAG
- the mauB gene encoding methylamine dehydrogenase (amicyanin) large subunit, with protein sequence MVQAQESGAAEPAAATAAAETPEAGQTEGQRAAAEAAQQLAAGEADEPVILNAPKPDARRVYVQDPAHFAAITQQFVIDGSSGEVLGMTDGGFLPQPVVADDGSLFAQASTVFSRIARGTRTDYIEVFDPETLQPTADIELPKDARFLVGTYQWMNALTPDNKSFLFYQFSPAPAVGIVDLENKKFDRMVDVPDCYHIFPASPTVFYMNCRDGSLARVDVSEAEPKVSNSKVFHTEEELLINHPAYTTRTGRLVWPTYTGKIYQMDLTAEEPKFREPIEALTEAERADGWAPGGWQQVAYHRGSDRIFLLVDQRDQHKHKTASRFVVVLNAATGERIGKIEMGHEIDSINVSQDAEPLLYGLSSGSQTLHIYDAASGEELRSVNQLGRGPQILLTHDMES encoded by the coding sequence ATGGTCCAGGCCCAGGAAAGCGGCGCGGCGGAACCGGCCGCGGCCACGGCTGCCGCTGAAACGCCCGAGGCCGGCCAAACCGAGGGCCAGCGCGCCGCCGCCGAGGCCGCGCAGCAACTTGCCGCCGGCGAGGCCGACGAGCCGGTGATCCTGAACGCGCCCAAGCCCGATGCCCGGCGCGTCTATGTGCAGGATCCGGCGCATTTCGCCGCCATCACCCAGCAGTTCGTCATCGACGGTTCGAGCGGCGAGGTGCTGGGCATGACCGATGGCGGCTTCCTGCCGCAGCCGGTGGTGGCCGATGACGGCTCGCTCTTTGCCCAGGCCAGCACGGTGTTCTCGCGCATCGCCCGGGGCACCCGCACCGATTACATCGAGGTCTTCGATCCGGAGACGCTGCAGCCCACCGCCGATATCGAGCTGCCCAAGGACGCGCGCTTCCTGGTCGGCACCTATCAGTGGATGAACGCGCTGACGCCGGACAACAAGTCCTTCCTGTTCTACCAGTTCTCGCCGGCGCCCGCGGTGGGCATCGTCGATCTGGAGAACAAGAAGTTCGACCGCATGGTCGACGTGCCGGACTGCTATCACATCTTCCCGGCCAGCCCGACGGTGTTCTACATGAACTGCCGCGACGGCAGCCTGGCGCGGGTCGATGTTTCCGAGGCCGAGCCCAAGGTCTCGAACAGCAAGGTCTTCCACACCGAGGAAGAGCTGCTGATCAACCACCCCGCCTATACGACCCGCACCGGGCGGCTGGTCTGGCCGACCTATACTGGCAAGATCTACCAGATGGACCTGACCGCCGAGGAACCCAAGTTCCGCGAGCCGATCGAGGCGCTGACCGAGGCCGAGCGCGCCGACGGCTGGGCGCCGGGCGGCTGGCAGCAGGTCGCCTATCACCGCGGCTCGGACCGCATCTTCCTGCTGGTCGACCAGCGCGACCAGCACAAGCACAAGACCGCCAGCCGCTTCGTCGTGGTGCTGAACGCCGCCACCGGCGAGCGCATCGGCAAGATCGAGATGGGCCACGAGATCGACTCGATCAATGTCAGCCAGGATGCCGAGCCGCTGCTCTATGGCCTCTCGTCGGGCAGCCAGACCCTGCACATCTACGATGCCGCCTCGGGCGAGGAACTCCGCAGCGTGAACCAGCTGGGCCGCGGTCCGCAGATCCTCCTGACCCATGACATGGAGTCATGA
- a CDS encoding response regulator transcription factor has product MRILLVEDNLSLAEGLAQLLRQSGYAVDVVHDGASAEALAAAESFDLVILDLNLPQMDGLTVLRAMRARRNPAAVMILTARGTPEERVRGLDLGADDYLIKPFDIGEFEARIRSLLRRQAGLRTATVSFGGLTFDQNSRSFAVGAQALDLPARERGLLELLITRAGKVVPRESIVQSLTSLEDDLSANAIEQYVSRLRKRLAPAGLTVRTARGIGYFLDRAEP; this is encoded by the coding sequence ATGCGCATCTTGCTGGTCGAGGACAATCTTTCGCTGGCCGAAGGGCTTGCACAGCTGCTGCGCCAGTCGGGCTATGCGGTGGACGTGGTGCATGACGGCGCCTCGGCCGAGGCGCTGGCGGCGGCCGAAAGTTTCGACCTGGTGATCCTGGACCTGAACCTGCCGCAGATGGACGGGCTGACGGTGCTGCGCGCCATGCGGGCACGGCGCAACCCGGCCGCGGTGATGATCCTGACCGCGCGCGGCACGCCCGAGGAGCGGGTGCGCGGCCTGGACCTGGGCGCCGACGACTATCTGATCAAGCCCTTCGACATCGGCGAGTTCGAGGCGCGCATCCGCTCGCTGCTGCGCCGGCAGGCCGGGCTGCGCACCGCGACGGTCAGTTTCGGCGGGCTGACCTTCGACCAGAACAGCCGCAGCTTTGCGGTGGGCGCGCAGGCCCTGGACCTGCCGGCGCGCGAACGCGGGCTGCTGGAACTGCTGATCACCCGCGCCGGCAAGGTGGTGCCGCGCGAAAGCATCGTGCAGTCGCTGACCTCGCTGGAAGACGATCTGTCCGCCAACGCCATTGAGCAATATGTCAGCCGGCTGCGCAAGCGGCTGGCCCCGGCCGGGCTGACGGTCAGGACGGCGCGCGGCATCGGCTATTTCCTGGACCGGGCCGAACCTTGA
- a CDS encoding MauE/DoxX family redox-associated membrane protein, giving the protein MTALLQEPLILWTLRSFLAALFATAAVSKLTGIEEFYGVVRNFRLLPDGPSRAVAMVLPVAELAIAVALLVPALARPAAVAAAGLLAVFGLAIAVNVLRGRTQIDCGCFRGGMKQHISWLLVGRNAGLTGLALALAALHPVARPAGAVELTTGLIAGAVLMLLYFSASLLGGLSATQNATSTAKGR; this is encoded by the coding sequence ATGACGGCGCTTTTGCAGGAACCCCTGATCCTCTGGACCCTGCGCAGTTTCCTTGCGGCGCTGTTTGCGACCGCGGCGGTCTCGAAGCTGACCGGGATCGAGGAGTTCTACGGCGTGGTGCGGAATTTCCGCCTGCTGCCGGACGGGCCCAGCCGCGCGGTGGCCATGGTGCTGCCGGTGGCCGAGCTGGCCATCGCCGTGGCCCTGCTGGTCCCGGCGCTGGCCCGGCCCGCCGCCGTCGCTGCGGCGGGGCTGCTGGCGGTCTTCGGTCTCGCCATCGCCGTCAACGTGCTGCGCGGGCGCACGCAGATCGACTGCGGCTGCTTTCGCGGCGGCATGAAGCAGCACATCAGCTGGCTGCTCGTCGGCCGCAACGCCGGGCTGACCGGGCTGGCCCTGGCGCTGGCCGCGCTGCATCCGGTCGCGCGCCCGGCCGGGGCGGTCGAACTGACCACCGGTCTGATCGCCGGCGCGGTGCTCATGCTTCTCTATTTCAGCGCATCGCTGCTGGGCGGGCTCTCCGCCACGCAGAACGCAACCTCTACAGCGAAAGGCCGCTGA
- a CDS encoding methylamine utilization protein MauF gives MTSIDDFRLQTGETVGVPDCDVFPDSFSRGSRLAVLGLSLAAGLAGGLLLSEAGSGMALWGCIGLAAFAGGLLSTWSPCGYSSISLLRPTGKGAKALLGWLPTFAMHGLGYAAGALILGALLGAIGMMAGFSGFATGFGLAVLALIGLAYGAHQLDFLRVPYPQRRAQVPHDARQRFPKWVVGGLYGLSLGLDYLTYVQTPLLYMMTAAAILTGNVAEAIAIIALFNLGRFLPVAVNLFPVTDYAIQAWLGRHQERAAIVDGAILTALGAGFAVLALV, from the coding sequence GTGACTTCCATTGATGATTTCCGGTTGCAGACGGGCGAGACCGTCGGCGTCCCCGATTGCGACGTCTTTCCCGACAGTTTCTCGCGCGGCAGCCGCCTTGCCGTGCTGGGCCTCAGCCTGGCGGCCGGGCTGGCCGGCGGCCTGCTGCTGAGCGAGGCGGGCTCGGGCATGGCGCTGTGGGGCTGCATCGGCCTGGCGGCCTTTGCCGGCGGCCTGCTCTCCACCTGGTCGCCCTGCGGCTATTCCTCGATCTCGTTGCTGCGGCCGACCGGCAAGGGGGCCAAGGCGCTATTGGGCTGGCTGCCGACCTTTGCCATGCACGGGCTGGGTTATGCCGCCGGCGCGCTGATCCTTGGCGCGCTGCTGGGGGCGATCGGCATGATGGCCGGGTTCTCGGGCTTCGCCACCGGTTTCGGCCTGGCGGTGCTGGCGCTGATCGGCCTGGCCTATGGGGCGCATCAGCTGGACTTCCTGCGCGTGCCCTATCCGCAGCGTCGGGCGCAGGTGCCGCATGACGCGCGCCAGCGCTTTCCGAAATGGGTGGTCGGCGGGCTTTACGGCCTGTCGCTGGGCCTGGACTACCTGACCTATGTGCAGACCCCGCTGCTTTACATGATGACGGCGGCCGCCATCCTGACCGGCAATGTCGCCGAGGCCATCGCCATCATCGCGCTGTTCAATCTGGGGCGCTTCCTGCCGGTGGCGGTGAACCTGTTCCCGGTGACGGATTACGCCATCCAGGCCTGGCTGGGCCGCCATCAGGAGCGCGCGGCCATCGTGGACGGCGCCATCCTGACCGCGCTGGGGGCCGGGTTCGCCGTTCTGGCGCTGGTCTGA
- a CDS encoding tripartite tricarboxylate transporter permease codes for MGAFDFLLQGLATAADPMLLLYALIGVTLGTAVGVLPGIGPALTVALLLPVTYRLDPAGSLIMFAGIYYGGMYGGSTTSILLNTPGESASIITALEGNKMARKGRGGPALATAAIGSFIAGLIATLLLAFLAPTIVKLALVFGPREYFALMVLAFVTVSAAFGESALRGLTSLFLGLALACVGIDQLTGQARLSFGVPELLDGIEVTTMAVAMFALGEALFIAGQRVQVDDEVTAVKGSVWMNRQDWARSWKPWLRGTVIGFPIGAMPAGGAEIGTFLSYATEKKLTKHPEEFGHGAIEGVAGPEAANNASAAGTLVPLLTLGLPTSATAAIMLAGFQQFGLQPGPLLFATNPTLVWGLIASLLIANAMLLVLNLPLIGLWVRLLTIPKPWLYAGILLFATLGTIGANPSTFELGMLLAFGVLGYVMRLFGYPIAPIVVGLILGPMAEQQLRRALSISQGDWVYLVQSPIAAVLLGIAALALIVPLILRARGKGQVLAQLAGDED; via the coding sequence ATGGGCGCCTTCGACTTCCTGCTGCAGGGGCTGGCCACCGCGGCCGACCCGATGCTGCTGCTTTACGCGCTGATCGGCGTGACGCTGGGCACCGCCGTGGGCGTGCTGCCCGGCATCGGCCCGGCCCTGACCGTGGCGCTGCTGCTGCCCGTCACCTACCGGCTGGACCCGGCCGGCTCGCTGATCATGTTCGCCGGCATCTATTACGGCGGCATGTATGGCGGCTCGACCACCTCGATCCTCTTGAACACGCCGGGGGAAAGCGCCTCGATCATCACCGCGCTGGAAGGCAACAAGATGGCCCGCAAGGGCCGCGGCGGGCCGGCGCTGGCCACCGCCGCCATCGGATCGTTCATCGCCGGGCTGATCGCGACGCTGCTGCTGGCCTTCCTGGCCCCCACCATCGTCAAGCTGGCGCTGGTCTTCGGCCCGCGCGAATATTTCGCGCTGATGGTGCTGGCCTTCGTCACCGTCTCGGCCGCCTTCGGCGAATCGGCGCTGCGCGGGCTGACCTCGCTGTTTCTGGGCCTGGCGCTGGCCTGCGTCGGCATCGACCAGCTGACCGGCCAGGCGCGACTGTCCTTCGGCGTGCCGGAGCTGCTGGACGGGATCGAGGTCACCACCATGGCCGTCGCCATGTTCGCGCTTGGCGAGGCGCTGTTCATCGCCGGCCAGCGCGTGCAGGTCGATGACGAGGTGACCGCCGTCAAGGGTTCGGTCTGGATGAACCGCCAGGACTGGGCGCGGTCGTGGAAACCCTGGCTGCGCGGCACCGTCATCGGCTTTCCCATCGGCGCCATGCCCGCCGGCGGGGCCGAGATCGGCACCTTCCTGTCCTATGCGACCGAAAAGAAGCTGACCAAGCACCCCGAGGAATTCGGCCATGGCGCCATCGAGGGCGTCGCCGGCCCGGAGGCGGCGAACAACGCCTCGGCCGCCGGCACGCTGGTGCCGCTGCTGACGCTGGGCCTGCCGACCTCGGCCACGGCGGCGATCATGCTGGCGGGGTTCCAGCAATTCGGCCTGCAACCGGGGCCGTTGCTGTTCGCGACCAACCCGACCCTGGTCTGGGGGCTGATCGCCAGCCTGCTGATCGCCAATGCCATGCTGCTGGTGCTGAACCTGCCGCTGATCGGGCTCTGGGTCAGGCTGCTGACCATTCCCAAGCCCTGGCTCTATGCGGGGATCCTGCTGTTCGCGACGCTGGGCACCATCGGCGCCAACCCCTCGACCTTCGAGCTGGGAATGCTGCTGGCTTTCGGGGTACTGGGCTATGTGATGCGGCTGTTCGGCTATCCCATCGCGCCCATCGTCGTCGGCCTGATCCTGGGCCCGATGGCCGAGCAGCAACTGCGCCGGGCGCTGTCGATCAGCCAGGGCGACTGGGTCTATCTGGTGCAGTCGCCCATCGCCGCGGTGCTGCTGGGGATTGCCGCGCTGGCGCTGATCGTGCCGCTGATCCTGCGGGCGCGCGGCAAGGGCCAGGTGCTGGCGCAACTGGCCGGCGACGAGGACTGA
- the mauD gene encoding methylamine dehydrogenase accessory protein MauD, with amino-acid sequence MTFLIASNILLWIAFLGVTVVMLGLMRQIGLLHERSSPMGAMITDHGPDIGDQAPEFDLPDYFGRSVHIGGASAEGRPTLLMFTAPTCPVCDKLFPIIKSIAKAEKIGVVMISDGAPEEHARFLKNHELGQIRYVVSAEIGMAFQVGKIPYGVLLDAKGEIKAKGLTNTREHLESLLEADKTGFASLQQFMASRKKNAA; translated from the coding sequence ATGACGTTTCTGATTGCCTCGAACATCCTGCTTTGGATCGCCTTCCTGGGCGTGACGGTGGTCATGCTGGGCCTGATGCGGCAGATCGGGCTGCTGCACGAGCGCTCGTCGCCCATGGGCGCCATGATCACCGATCACGGCCCGGATATCGGCGACCAGGCGCCGGAATTCGACCTGCCCGACTATTTCGGCCGCTCGGTGCATATCGGCGGCGCCTCGGCCGAAGGCCGGCCGACGCTGCTGATGTTCACCGCGCCCACCTGCCCGGTCTGCGACAAGCTGTTCCCGATCATCAAGTCCATCGCCAAGGCCGAGAAGATCGGCGTGGTGATGATCAGCGACGGCGCCCCCGAGGAGCACGCCCGCTTCCTCAAGAACCACGAGCTGGGCCAGATCCGCTATGTCGTCTCGGCCGAGATCGGCATGGCCTTCCAGGTCGGCAAGATCCCCTATGGCGTGCTGCTGGATGCCAAGGGCGAGATCAAGGCCAAGGGGCTGACCAACACGCGCGAGCACCTGGAAAGCCTGCTGGAAGCCGACAAGACCGGCTTTGCCTCGCTGCAGCAGTTCATGGCCAGCCGCAAGAAGAACGCGGCCTGA
- a CDS encoding sensor histidine kinase — MSAGPPPGPRGAHPPGRPFSIRRRLLLWLLVATAVFGALALVDTWREAKRMATALADRVLAGSALVIAERASLDEDGLIAIEIPYGALEMLSSAAEDRVFYRVDGPPGRLVTGYGDLPVAAAVPGGDPAFSDGSFRGEPVRVASLARAASTGIDEVPFIVTVAETTSAREELTRTILMRSALRLLLMMLGAALIVGIAVTVSLRPLHRLGEAIATRSPDDLGPVETPVPSEVRGLVGTINGFMLRLKSALDGLRNFTGNAGHQLRTPLAVVRTQLALAARAPTLAEAQAAAAKGDAAVAHAERILAQLLLLAKVDAAAGRALAPIDLAGLARDLAADQIPAAAESGIDLGFEGQGPLPIRAEPLLLGEALQNLVSNAILHTGRGAVVTIRVRREAGTAVVEVEDDGPGIPAEARAAAVGRFARGQTQGPGMGLGLPVVEEIARLFGGALSLHQGAGGRGLCARIRFPLAD, encoded by the coding sequence TTGAGCGCCGGCCCGCCGCCAGGGCCCCGCGGGGCGCATCCGCCGGGCCGCCCCTTCTCGATCCGCCGCCGGCTGCTTTTGTGGCTGCTGGTGGCCACGGCGGTCTTCGGGGCGCTGGCGCTGGTCGATACCTGGCGCGAGGCCAAGCGCATGGCAACGGCGCTGGCGGACCGGGTGCTGGCCGGCTCGGCCCTGGTGATCGCCGAGCGCGCCTCGCTGGACGAGGACGGGCTGATCGCCATCGAGATCCCCTATGGCGCGCTGGAAATGCTCAGCTCGGCGGCCGAGGACCGGGTGTTCTATCGCGTCGACGGGCCGCCCGGACGGCTGGTCACCGGCTATGGCGACCTGCCGGTGGCAGCGGCCGTGCCGGGCGGCGACCCGGCCTTTTCGGATGGCAGCTTCCGCGGCGAGCCGGTGCGGGTGGCCAGCCTGGCCCGCGCCGCCTCGACCGGCATCGACGAGGTGCCCTTCATCGTCACCGTGGCCGAGACCACCAGCGCGCGCGAGGAACTGACCCGCACCATCCTGATGCGCTCGGCGCTGCGGCTGCTGCTGATGATGCTGGGCGCGGCGCTGATCGTCGGCATCGCGGTGACCGTCTCGCTGCGGCCGCTGCACCGGCTGGGCGAGGCCATCGCCACCCGCAGCCCCGACGATCTGGGCCCGGTCGAGACGCCGGTGCCATCAGAGGTGCGCGGGCTGGTCGGCACCATCAACGGCTTCATGCTGCGGCTGAAATCGGCGCTGGACGGGCTGCGCAACTTCACCGGCAATGCCGGGCACCAGCTGCGCACGCCGCTGGCGGTGGTGCGCACCCAGCTGGCGCTGGCGGCGCGGGCGCCGACCCTGGCCGAGGCGCAGGCCGCCGCCGCCAAGGGCGATGCCGCCGTCGCCCATGCCGAGCGCATCCTCGCCCAGCTGCTGCTGCTGGCCAAGGTGGATGCGGCGGCCGGGCGGGCCTTGGCGCCCATCGACCTGGCCGGGCTGGCCCGCGACCTGGCTGCCGACCAGATCCCCGCCGCCGCCGAATCCGGCATCGACCTGGGCTTCGAGGGGCAGGGGCCGCTGCCCATCCGCGCCGAGCCGCTGCTGCTGGGCGAGGCGCTGCAAAACCTGGTCTCGAACGCGATCCTGCATACCGGCCGCGGCGCCGTGGTCACCATCCGCGTGCGGCGCGAGGCCGGCACGGCTGTGGTCGAGGTCGAGGATGACGGGCCCGGCATTCCCGCCGAGGCCCGCGCCGCCGCCGTGGGCCGCTTCGCCCGCGGCCAGACCCAGGGACCCGGCATGGGGCTGGGCCTGCCGGTGGTGGAGGAGATCGCCCGGCTGTTCGGCGGCGCGCTGAGCCTGCACCAGGGCGCGGGCGGGCGCGGGCTTTGCGCGCGGATCCGCTTCCCGCTGGCCGACTGA
- a CDS encoding tripartite tricarboxylate transporter substrate binding protein, whose translation MKHLVLASLFAGAVAMPAMADYTIIAPANPGGGWDQTARTMQTVLQEEGISKSVQVQNVPGAGGTIGLAQFASQNKGNPDALIVGGYVMVGAILTNNSPVSLKDVTPIARLTGEYEAIVVPAASEIQDMAGLIEKLKADPGAVSWAGGSAGGTDHIAVGLIAKAAGVDPTKINYIAYSGGGEALAAILGNQVTAGISSLGEFEAQIQAGTLRLLAVSSPERLEGVDAPTLQEAGLDVTLENWRMVAAAPGLSDEQKAKVTADIEKMAKSENWQKQLADKGWMDTWLAGPEFEAQLDKDVESTAAILKDIGLVK comes from the coding sequence ATGAAGCATCTCGTTCTTGCCAGCCTATTCGCCGGCGCCGTCGCCATGCCGGCCATGGCCGATTACACCATCATCGCGCCGGCCAATCCCGGCGGCGGCTGGGACCAGACCGCGCGCACCATGCAGACCGTGCTGCAAGAGGAAGGCATCTCGAAATCGGTGCAGGTCCAGAACGTCCCCGGTGCCGGCGGCACCATCGGCCTGGCGCAATTCGCCAGCCAGAACAAGGGTAACCCAGACGCGCTGATCGTCGGCGGCTATGTGATGGTCGGCGCCATCCTGACCAACAACTCGCCCGTCTCGCTCAAGGACGTGACGCCCATCGCGCGGCTGACCGGCGAATACGAGGCGATCGTGGTCCCCGCCGCGTCCGAGATCCAGGACATGGCCGGGCTGATCGAAAAGCTGAAGGCCGATCCCGGCGCGGTCAGCTGGGCCGGCGGCTCGGCCGGCGGCACCGACCATATCGCCGTGGGCCTGATCGCCAAGGCGGCCGGCGTCGACCCGACCAAGATCAACTACATCGCCTATTCCGGCGGCGGCGAGGCGCTGGCGGCGATCCTGGGCAATCAGGTGACCGCGGGCATTTCCTCGCTGGGCGAGTTCGAGGCCCAGATCCAGGCCGGCACCCTGCGCCTGCTGGCGGTCAGCTCGCCCGAGCGGCTGGAAGGCGTCGATGCCCCCACTCTGCAAGAGGCCGGGCTGGACGTGACGCTGGAGAACTGGCGCATGGTCGCCGCCGCCCCGGGTCTTTCGGACGAGCAGAAGGCCAAGGTCACCGCCGATATCGAGAAGATGGCCAAATCGGAAAACTGGCAGAAGCAGCTGGCCGACAAGGGCTGGATGGACACTTGGCTGGCCGGCCCCGAATTCGAGGCCCAGCTTGACAAGGACGTCGAATCGACCGCCGCCATCCTCAAGGACATCGGTCTGGTGAAATGA
- a CDS encoding tripartite tricarboxylate transporter TctB family protein, whose amino-acid sequence MSVQRHEQPRRRDTAALVIAAGLAVIGGVMLWDSARLADLGGYSGVGPASVPRVVAWGLIGLAGWTAVEGLRGDFPQRPAQNPAPVLWIVAGLAVQLMLLHVTGFSIATGILFAFTARAFGKRNLAMTIPIGIVFAFVVWTIFSQLLMLHLPAGPLEQLFFPGG is encoded by the coding sequence ATGAGCGTCCAGCGCCATGAACAACCGCGCCGCCGGGATACGGCGGCGCTGGTGATCGCGGCCGGGCTGGCGGTGATCGGCGGCGTGATGCTGTGGGACAGCGCGCGCCTGGCCGATCTGGGCGGCTATTCGGGCGTGGGGCCGGCCAGCGTGCCGCGCGTCGTGGCCTGGGGCCTGATCGGCCTGGCCGGCTGGACCGCGGTCGAGGGGCTGCGCGGCGATTTCCCCCAGCGCCCGGCGCAGAACCCGGCGCCGGTGCTGTGGATCGTGGCCGGACTGGCCGTGCAGCTGATGCTGCTGCATGTCACCGGCTTCTCGATCGCCACCGGCATCCTGTTCGCCTTTACGGCCCGGGCCTTCGGCAAGCGCAACCTGGCCATGACCATTCCCATCGGCATCGTCTTCGCCTTCGTCGTCTGGACGATCTTCTCGCAACTGCTGATGCTGCACCTGCCCGCCGGGCCGCTGGAGCAGCTGTTCTTCCCGGGGGGCTGA
- a CDS encoding LysR family transcriptional regulator: MNWDDFRIISAICKTGSFARAARLLQIDETTVGRRVARIEAGLEMPLFEPADGMRRPTGGCLAILRPLQEMEAAAARIQRALRQQDYADRVFRISTVAAIAEHWLAPHLPHLLQELPELSLSIDTSDDNVEMSRWEADFALRLGRPKYGTFLMRRIGEIGFSLVRPRDLAPEAEVLAAYPQMLADTPEMLGLLSRFRGRAIRLETANLNLIRAMLDSGRGIGILPDLMVQGLLRRDDVSVTPMPITREVWLLSQPHLRNDELARRLSEWCATLFPARRDA, translated from the coding sequence ATGAATTGGGATGATTTCCGCATAATCTCCGCGATCTGCAAGACCGGCTCCTTCGCCAGGGCGGCACGGCTTCTGCAGATCGACGAAACCACGGTCGGCCGCCGGGTGGCGCGGATCGAGGCGGGGCTGGAGATGCCGCTGTTCGAGCCCGCCGACGGCATGCGCCGTCCGACGGGCGGCTGCCTGGCCATCCTGCGCCCGCTGCAGGAGATGGAGGCGGCCGCCGCCCGCATCCAGCGGGCGCTGCGCCAGCAGGACTATGCCGACCGGGTGTTTCGCATCTCGACCGTGGCCGCCATCGCCGAACACTGGCTGGCGCCGCATCTGCCGCATCTGCTGCAGGAATTGCCGGAACTGTCGCTGAGCATCGACACCTCGGACGACAATGTCGAGATGTCGCGATGGGAGGCCGATTTCGCGCTGCGCCTGGGCCGGCCGAAATACGGCACCTTCCTGATGCGCCGGATCGGCGAGATCGGCTTCTCGCTGGTCCGGCCGCGCGACCTGGCGCCCGAAGCCGAGGTGCTGGCCGCCTATCCGCAGATGCTGGCCGACACCCCCGAGATGCTGGGCCTGCTGTCGAGGTTCCGGGGCCGGGCCATCCGGCTCGAGACCGCCAATCTGAACCTGATCCGCGCCATGCTGGACAGCGGGCGCGGCATCGGCATCCTGCCCGATCTGATGGTGCAGGGCCTGCTTCGGCGGGACGATGTCAGCGTCACTCCGATGCCGATCACGCGCGAGGTCTGGCTGCTGTCGCAGCCGCATCTGCGCAATGACGAACTGGCCCGCAGGCTGTCCGAATGGTGCGCCACGCTGTTCCCCGCACGGCGGGACGCCTAG